A window of the Miscanthus floridulus cultivar M001 chromosome 14, ASM1932011v1, whole genome shotgun sequence genome harbors these coding sequences:
- the LOC136506042 gene encoding protein LAX PANICLE 2-like isoform X1, giving the protein MVTLLRPHRHAHGPAAVSVRLISRSHSQQHHHLPPTTPSPCRRRSVVLRPMAQDPSHPHRQSKDTSSPPQQQQQQQPEQPEIVVHQPAPQPQPPRDVQEAAAASSSSSSGSDAGSSWLQLGIGPSSASPPPSPGPHRKRHRPDDDAAGPSTSVQPASALPLLPQLQLSLQPGPSSSSSAAPVGTVVAAAPPPPAHDAGTWFLLRAAQNQRRDPPLPQIPRSYLRVSRDGRMTVRVVMRYLVNKLGLDDDSQVWHACRLPPHDAFFWIAIFFKFSPS; this is encoded by the exons ATGGTGACGTTACTCCGGCCGCACCGCCACGCCCATGGGCCGGCCGCCGTCAGCGTTCGCCTCATCAGCAGAAGCCACagccaacaacatcatcacctgCCGCCGACGACGCCGtctccttgccgccgccgcagcgtcgTCCTGAGGCCCATGGCACAGGACCCCTCCCACCCGCACCGGCAGAGCAAGGACACCTCCTcgccaccgcagcagcagcagcagcagcagcccgagCAGCCAGAGATAGTAGTGCACCAGCCCGCGCCGCAGCCACAGCCGCCGCGCGACGTCCAGGAAGCGGCAgccgccagcagcagcagcagcagcggcagcgacgCCGGCTCCTCCTGGCTTCAGCTCGGGATCGGCCCATCTTCAGcgtcgccaccgccgtcgcccggCCCGCACCGGAAACGGCATAGGCCCGATGACGACGCAGCAGGCCCCTCGACGTCCGTACAGCCGGCCTCGGCCCTGCCCCTGCTCCCGCAGCTGCAGCTCTCTCTACAACCAGGGCCTTCGTCCTCGTCCTCGGCAGCGCCGGTGGGGacagtggtggcggcggcgccgccacccCCCGCCCACGACGCCGGCACGTGGTTCTTGCTCCGGGCGGCCCAGAATCA GAGGAGGGACCCGCCATTGCCGCAGATCCCCAGGAGCTACTTGAGGGTTAG CAGAGACGGGAGGATGACAGTTAGAGTAGTGATGAGGTACCTTGTTAACAAGCTGGGCCTTGACGACGATTCACAGGTATGGCATGCATGTCGCCTCCCTCCCCATGATGCCTTTTTTTGGATCGCCATATTTTTTAAATTTTCCCCTTCTTGA
- the LOC136506042 gene encoding protein LAX PANICLE 2-like isoform X2 gives MVTLLRPHRHAHGPAAVSVRLISRSHSQQHHHLPPTTPSPCRRRSVVLRPMAQDPSHPHRQSKDTSSPPQQQQQQQPEQPEIVVHQPAPQPQPPRDVQEAAAASSSSSSGSDAGSSWLQLGIGPSSASPPPSPGPHRKRHRPDDDAAGPSTSVQPASALPLLPQLQLSLQPGPSSSSSAAPVGTVVAAAPPPPAHDAGTWFLLRAAQNQRRDPPLPQIPRSYLRVRDGRMTVRVVMRYLVNKLGLDDDSQVWHACRLPPHDAFFWIAIFFKFSPS, from the exons ATGGTGACGTTACTCCGGCCGCACCGCCACGCCCATGGGCCGGCCGCCGTCAGCGTTCGCCTCATCAGCAGAAGCCACagccaacaacatcatcacctgCCGCCGACGACGCCGtctccttgccgccgccgcagcgtcgTCCTGAGGCCCATGGCACAGGACCCCTCCCACCCGCACCGGCAGAGCAAGGACACCTCCTcgccaccgcagcagcagcagcagcagcagcccgagCAGCCAGAGATAGTAGTGCACCAGCCCGCGCCGCAGCCACAGCCGCCGCGCGACGTCCAGGAAGCGGCAgccgccagcagcagcagcagcagcggcagcgacgCCGGCTCCTCCTGGCTTCAGCTCGGGATCGGCCCATCTTCAGcgtcgccaccgccgtcgcccggCCCGCACCGGAAACGGCATAGGCCCGATGACGACGCAGCAGGCCCCTCGACGTCCGTACAGCCGGCCTCGGCCCTGCCCCTGCTCCCGCAGCTGCAGCTCTCTCTACAACCAGGGCCTTCGTCCTCGTCCTCGGCAGCGCCGGTGGGGacagtggtggcggcggcgccgccacccCCCGCCCACGACGCCGGCACGTGGTTCTTGCTCCGGGCGGCCCAGAATCA GAGGAGGGACCCGCCATTGCCGCAGATCCCCAGGAGCTACTTGAGGGTTAG AGACGGGAGGATGACAGTTAGAGTAGTGATGAGGTACCTTGTTAACAAGCTGGGCCTTGACGACGATTCACAGGTATGGCATGCATGTCGCCTCCCTCCCCATGATGCCTTTTTTTGGATCGCCATATTTTTTAAATTTTCCCCTTCTTGA